The window GTTATTGGGAAGTGGGGACGGTGTTTGAGGAGGTGAGGAGGTGAGGAGGTGAGTAGGTACGAGCAGATACCCAGTGGAGCTGTGGACTCCTGAAAGTCCTCCAGTGGGCCCAATATCTCAAAGCGGTCGCCTTCTCTGACGGAAGCCGACGTTGATGAAGGGTTGATGTCGTTTACTGGTGGGTCCCATAATCTCCTCTATCCATGATTCGCTTGCCACGTCGGACCACTTCGCACTTTCCCCCACCTCCACCAGGCTAGCTACTCTAtcctatttttgttttgttttaaataaGAGAATTAAAGCGGCAAAACAGTTAAGCACCTCTCGACGACGGTCACTCCAGCCTCTACGGCTCTTCTGAGCTCTATCGTCTACGAATCTCCTCACCCTACCCATATTTTCAGTTTTCACCGATAATTTAAATCTttgtctctctatctctcgaTCGATTCGATATGGAGCGAAAGCAAAATATCGCGTGAGCCCTCTCTATTAGTGACGTGTTAAGCCATGGAACCTAGCGGCGTTTCTGCTTTCCGTCACGGTAAGTCTCCTTCGTCGGAGCGTTTTCTTGAACTATTCTCTCAGCCTCCATCGGAAAATTCCAATGGGGATGTCACCGGCGCTGGTGACGAGCTCGACGAAGACGACGTGTTCTGGACCGGCGACTTTTCTGAACCGAAGCAGAAGCATCAGTTTGACCCTCCGTCCACCATTACGGTTCACCGGAACAACCTAAACTCGATGGGTTTCCGGATACCGGATAACTTCGGCATCCTCGCGGCATTGCCGGAGGACGACAAGAAACGGACGGTCGGGGACCGTCAATTTTTGTACCGAAAAGCTTCAgtttctacttctccttcttcgtcGTCGTCATCAACTTCATCGTCTTCGCGGATGATTCCGACAATCCCAAAACCTCCTCAAAGTCTTATGGAGAGAGAGCGTTCGATGTCAGTACCTGCAGGAAAGTTCCATCAGTCGGCTCCGATGAACGTTCCTGTGATGCCGAAGTGGGCAGCCAGTGGAAGAAATCGAGCTGTTTTGGCGGAGGACGATGATAAGGGAGAGGATGAAATGCTCCCGCCTCATGAGATTGTTGCCAGAGGTTCCGCTAGATCGTCGGCGACGACCTTTTCGGTTCTTGAAGGCGTTGGACGAACTTTGAAGGGAAGAGATCTGCGTCAGGTTCGAAATGCTGTGTGGCGTAAAACAGGTTTTCTTGATTGAGGATTGAATTTTTGATTCCTATTTCTTTCTCCGTCCCTGTAATCCTGTTGGTGACTTTTTTTTAGCGTCCCATGTTTCAACCTGGAAgtgttttcctttctttctcatcGTGATCGAGGGCATATAGTTTGAATCAGAATAAAGTGAATCGCATTTTACAATTATATGGACATGATATTAAAAGCTCAAAACTTTACTTCgggacatttttttttgggggggggggggtggggtggtcttGAGCATGAAGTTGATTTTTCTTGAAATGTGTTCTTTGTGAGCCTAAACCTACGGGACAGAGGATGCAGCTGTAGCTGACTCTACTTCCATGACTGGCGGAGAAATATGTGGACTCACGATCCAAATTCTCTGCTTTTGTTAGTTGTTAATCTCatccgaatttttttttggtcatgtCAAATTATTTATGGGAAGCTTCTCTTTATAATTCATGTTGCTTCAATAGTTGTCTCTATTATTGTggcttcttttccttgtttggCAACAAATATGACTAAATAATGTTGAATGGGAAAACGGAATTCTAGTAACCAACCCCATTTAGGTGGGATATGGCTTACTTGAGTTGCTTCTTTCTTGTTCAATGCAAAATGTGCAAAATACCCCTGTGTATTAAATGGAAGGGAAATAAAAACCCCCTCATGTTCTCTGGTTCTCTTGCTTCATCCAAAgtcttgttctccattcttgaATAAGCTACCAGCAACCGCTGATATCCAAGTTAAGGTCTAAGAATCAaactcttatctcttctcctaaatgtttttttttttggatagtaATCCAAGTATCTAGGCCTCCTACCTGTAAGAGTTCAAACCCTGAATTTGCTATTTTCTTGCTGatatttcctctctctttcttttggtgGGCTTTATGAATCCAAATTTCCTGGCCCTGACAgactgatgcagataagtcacctaaagggcttattttattggaaataagcatttggttgggttatgtaggtgttgggtctttgatcccatgggttttctttgtactGGGTCAATTTAATgtcctaaaatatgggtagaaagtagtaaaacgggatttacttcattagtttagttagagtaatgttttgagtcagtttctttcattattttagtgtTTAGTcggtttatgttaccttattagttaaggtgTGGGTTTGGCCTTTACTTTTTAgtgttttgagtctgtttttgagcCTTATATATACGTTTGTGAGGGTTATAGTCTTATACCCGAATTTGAATTAATGAGATTAAGAAAAAAGCATAGCTTTGTGCcttgctctgtgagagagtatggtgagatgccattggtgagatACCAAAATGCAatgagaggccgtgggtgagatacccgagtctgagagagactaccctatcttctcctttccttcttcgatttcttgttttttatttattgttctgaaatttcctgcatCTGAGAACTGATCAAACTTTTTACTAttgctggacctgaagtttTCAATCCTCTTGTGGAttggttatcacttgtgactggtCTACATTACAATTTACTGAAACCAAACTTTTTTCACTTTGAAGATCATGAGTCGAACATTTCTATCCTTGAACAGACTGGTTCACATTAACTTTGATATCTATTGTGATACCTGTGATCATATAGTTGAGTTAATTAGGGTTAAAAAATACACTAAGTTTTGAATCATTTTACTTCAATGTTACTGTGAGTTAAAGTTGCATTTGTTTAAGATGTCCGGATACAATTATAATTAACAATTATAATATCATGAAAAACTTGGAACTTGAAAATGAATAACAAGTGGTATACCATTAGCTTGAAAGTGAAAATGCACGAGGCAAAGAATTCTCTGGTCATGACAGAAACCATATGCTATAGAGTTTTATTTGACATGAATGAATAGTACATTGCCATCCATATTTATTTTTACCTGATTTGCATAGATCAAATCTGAATGATGAGGAAAGAGATTAAGTGAATGCGTCTGTAGAGATGGCAGTGAGGTGGGTTCAGTGTGGGGCCCCCTTTTCCTATTTAAAATTGCAAACCTATGCACCCAAACCGTATTTAATATTGGCCCTGTCCCGTGGAGTGTGCAAGGCATTTACTGGTTATATACAATATAGCTAGTGCTGGGTGGGTCGTAGTTCTTTTATGTATTTAACCTAGTAAGAGTTATACAAAAGCTTAGGTTATAGGGGTAGAATATGCAATAAGTGACAGTGTGCATgtgttgttgttggtggtggtggtgggggggtTATATGTTGCTATCTGGTGTTGCTGCCATCTGTGCTCTTCAGTTATAGAGTGTTGCCTTATTTGTGGTCATCTcagattttctagatattgtgtGTGCCGTAAATTCCATGGATGATGCTTTAGCCCTCTGATCTTGACACTCCTGTGCTTGACAAAGTTGCAAAAGATTTATGTGATGCATTTTCCGCAGATCTTGCAGTTGGAGGCTTGAAACTCATTTGCTTGCTACAAGAGCTCTTTCCTTCAGAACTCCTTTGTTTTGGccctcctttttccttttcttgtttagtAATTGAAGTTTACATAAGTAACTCTCCGCATCCCGCTCCCCCCCcttccaataaataaataaataaagaaaaaaaagtggcTGCTGATCCAACCAAGGCTGTTCATGTAACTAAGTAGTCGTAGAATTGAAGTGTAACCCATTGAGCACTAAGCTTTTAGGTGTATGATAAAACAATTTGATTCCATCTcagatgattttttttccttttgtggcTAAGATATGTGATGCTATGTAAGCAGGATGAATTGTGAATACTTATTTATTGAGCAGATAATGTTGGAGTCATTATGACTGGTCTGTTTGATACTTAGGGTATATACATGCTGCAATCATTTGAAGCCATGAAGGATCGGATGTAGAAGGCGGCTGGATATTGTCGTGTTCTCCTTCTTGGAGTCTTTGTAAAAACAGAAGGAAAAAGAGGTTGGACTACATGGATGGATAACTTCTCTTCTGTCTATCTTTCTGAACATCACCGACTCAGTTTCTCTGTACGCATTTACATGAATTGATGCTGTAATGTGAGAGTATCATCATCGAAGAAGATTCCTATACAAACAAAGAT is drawn from Telopea speciosissima isolate NSW1024214 ecotype Mountain lineage chromosome 1, Tspe_v1, whole genome shotgun sequence and contains these coding sequences:
- the LOC122671144 gene encoding uncharacterized protein LOC122671144, whose translation is MEPSGVSAFRHGKSPSSERFLELFSQPPSENSNGDVTGAGDELDEDDVFWTGDFSEPKQKHQFDPPSTITVHRNNLNSMGFRIPDNFGILAALPEDDKKRTVGDRQFLYRKASVSTSPSSSSSSTSSSSRMIPTIPKPPQSLMERERSMSVPAGKFHQSAPMNVPVMPKWAASGRNRAVLAEDDDKGEDEMLPPHEIVARGSARSSATTFSVLEGVGRTLKGRDLRQVRNAVWRKTGFLD